One Mercurialis annua linkage group LG3, ddMerAnnu1.2, whole genome shotgun sequence DNA window includes the following coding sequences:
- the LOC126675317 gene encoding COBRA-like protein 4 isoform X2 translates to MKMKLSHMDEHKLITNFAAYDHLDPTGNITIKWDVMAWTPDGYVAVVTMTNYQKYREIKKPGWELGWTWARKEVIWSMVGSQATDQGDCSKFRGNIPHSCMKQPVIVDLMYGVPYNQQVANCCKNGVLSSWGRKPSKAVAAFQVTVGIAGTTNKTVRLPMNFTLLAPGSRYTCCPPKIVKPTVFVTSDGRRKTQAFMTWNVTCKYM, encoded by the exons ATGAAAATGAAGCTCTCACATATGGATGAACATAAACTGATCACAAACTTTG ctgCGTATGATCATTTGGATCCAACTGGGAACATTACAATCAAATGGGACGTGATGGCATGGACTCCAGATGGTTATGTG GCAGTGGTGACAATGACAAACTATCAGAAATACAGGGAAATAAAGAAGCCTGGTTGGGAACTAGGCTGGACATGGGCAAGAAAAGAAGTAATCTGGTCAATGGTCGGATCGCAAGCCACCGATCAAGGAGACTGTTCCAAGTTCAGAGGAAACATTCCACACTCCTGTATGAAACAACCCGTAATCGTAGACTTGATGTACGGAGTACCTTATAATCAACAGGTTGCAAATTGCTGCAAAAATGGCGTATTGTCGTCTTGGGGACGAAAACCTTCGAAGGCTGTTGCTGCATTTCAGGTCACTGTTGGTATAGCTGGTACTACTAATAAAACTGTGAGATTGCCGATGAATTTTACTCTGCTTGCTCCTGGTTCGCGCTATACTTGCTGTCCTCCGAAAATTGTTAAGCCTACGGTTTTTGTGACATCGGACGGGCGTCGTAAAACTCAGGCGTTCA TGACTTGGAATGTGACGTGCAAATACATGTAG
- the LOC126675317 gene encoding COBRA-like protein 4 isoform X1 has translation MDLYKIIFPFLFVLIGSQAAAYDHLDPTGNITIKWDVMAWTPDGYVAVVTMTNYQKYREIKKPGWELGWTWARKEVIWSMVGSQATDQGDCSKFRGNIPHSCMKQPVIVDLMYGVPYNQQVANCCKNGVLSSWGRKPSKAVAAFQVTVGIAGTTNKTVRLPMNFTLLAPGSRYTCCPPKIVKPTVFVTSDGRRKTQAFMTWNVTCKYM, from the exons ATGGATttgtataaaattattttcccATTTCTCTTTGTTTTGATTGGTTCTCAAGCAG ctgCGTATGATCATTTGGATCCAACTGGGAACATTACAATCAAATGGGACGTGATGGCATGGACTCCAGATGGTTATGTG GCAGTGGTGACAATGACAAACTATCAGAAATACAGGGAAATAAAGAAGCCTGGTTGGGAACTAGGCTGGACATGGGCAAGAAAAGAAGTAATCTGGTCAATGGTCGGATCGCAAGCCACCGATCAAGGAGACTGTTCCAAGTTCAGAGGAAACATTCCACACTCCTGTATGAAACAACCCGTAATCGTAGACTTGATGTACGGAGTACCTTATAATCAACAGGTTGCAAATTGCTGCAAAAATGGCGTATTGTCGTCTTGGGGACGAAAACCTTCGAAGGCTGTTGCTGCATTTCAGGTCACTGTTGGTATAGCTGGTACTACTAATAAAACTGTGAGATTGCCGATGAATTTTACTCTGCTTGCTCCTGGTTCGCGCTATACTTGCTGTCCTCCGAAAATTGTTAAGCCTACGGTTTTTGTGACATCGGACGGGCGTCGTAAAACTCAGGCGTTCA TGACTTGGAATGTGACGTGCAAATACATGTAG
- the LOC126675315 gene encoding COBRA-like protein 4, with product MNLHTCTYPFLFAMLFLYAGAFDPLDPNGNITIKWDIMSWTPDGYMAVVTVANFQMYRHIMSPGWTIGWTWAKKEVIWSMVGAEATDQGDCSKFKGNIPHCCKRNPAIVDLLPGAPYNQQISNCCKGGVVSSFGQDPSTSASAFQLSVGVSGTSNKTVRLPKNFTLLGPGQGYTCSQATVVRPSMFLSSDGRRETQAMMTWNVTCTYSQMLASPNPTCCLSMSSFYNSTITPCPACSCGCQNKNNCVASDSNILSVTELNKPTNDNNPLLLCTQHMCPVRVHWHVKLNYRDYWRVKITITNFNFLVNYTQWTLVVQHPNLNNLTQVFSFNYKPLIPYPSTNDSGMFYGIKFYNDVLTEAGPDGNVQTELLLKKDLNTFTYKQGWAFPRKVYFNGDECQMPLPDEYPFLPNSAPLNLLALSNMVLTLLLVVIFGL from the exons ATGAATTTACATACATGTACTTACCCGTTTTTGTTTGCTATGCTTTTTCTTTATGCAG GAGCATTTGACCCATTGGATCCCAATGGTAACATAACAATTAAATGGGACATTATGTCATGGACTCCAGATGGTTACATG GCAGTAGTGACAGTTGCCAACTTCCAGATGTATCGTCACATAATGAGCCCCGGATGGACAATCGGATGGACATGGGCTAAGAAAGAAGTAATATGGTCTATGGTCGGAGCTGAAGCCACCGATCAAGGAGATTGTTCGAAGTTCAAAGGAAATATTCCACATTGTTGTAAGAGAAATCCTGCAATTGTTGACTTGCTTCCTGGAGCACCCTATAATCAACAGATTTCTAATTGCTGCAAAGGTGGCGTAGTTTCGTCTTTCGGACAAGACCCTTCTACTTCTGCTTCTGCTTTTCAGCTTAGTGTTGGGGTTTCTGGTACTTCTAATAAAACTGTCAGACTGCCTAAGAACTTCACTTTGCTCGGTCCTGGACAAGGGTACACTTGCAGCCAAGCTACTGTTGTTAGGCCCTCCATGTTTCTGTCGTCTGATGGCCGCCGAGAAACTCAGGCCATGA TGACATGGAATGTGACGTGTACTTATTCACAAATGCTAGCTTCTCCAAACCCAACCTGCTGCCTATCAATGTCATCTTTCTATAATTCTACGATAACGCCTTGTCCAGCATGTTCCTGCGGCTGTCAGAACAAGAACAATTGCGTCGC GAGTGACTCGAACATTCTAAGCGTTACAGAACTAAACAAACCAACAAATGATAACAACCCATTACTGCTGTGTACACAACATATGTGTCCTGTCAGAGTGCACTGGCATGTAAAACTAAACTACAGGGATTACTGGCGAGTCAAGATTACGATTACCAACTTCAACTTCCTCGTAAATTATACGCAATGGACTCTCGTAGTTCAGCATCCAAATCTCAACAATCTCACTCAAGTTTTCAGCTTCAATTATAAACCCCTCATTCCATATCCATCCACAA ATGATTCAGGAATGTTTTACGGGATAAAATTCTACAACGATGTATTGACGGAAGCCGGACCAGACGGAAATGTGCAGACAGAATTGCTTCTGAAGAAGGATTTGAACACTTTCACATATAAACAGGGTTGGGCTTTTCCTAGAAAAGTATACTTCAATGGTGATGAATGCCAAATGCCACTTCCTGATGAATATCCATTTCTGC